The genomic interval TTTCCTTATTTCAGAGCCCGAAAGCTTACCAACAGATCTTCTCATTCAAAATGTGGGTTGCTGAAGAAACTTTAAAGGGTAAAGTGTTAAAAAACCTACATGTATTTAAGTCATCAGAGTATAATAGTACATGCTGGCCAATTTAGATACACTAGGAAGAGATACATAATTGGACATGTATAGACTGAAAAATGTAATTACttttatgctatttaaaataaattatattatttcacattttgtcCAAATGGcttatataagaaagaaaaacctctCAATAAGATATATTGTTGTGTTACAGGGGTGCTGGGTGACTCaattgagcgtctggcttcagttcaggtcatgatattgtggttcgtgggtttcgggcctgtgtcaggctttgtgctgtcagctcagagcctggagcctccttcagattctgttgtctccctctctcgctctgcccctcccccaaccttgtgctctctttctcaaaaataaacatttaaaaaaatttacaaaaaagacaTATTGTTACAAGAAAGTTTTGAGCCAAGATTTATGCCCCTGAACCAGAGAAACAGTACATGTGTGAAGAGTCTGTGTCCTTTAAGAATCATTTATAATGGTATTTTCTGGAGTTTAGGTAAACCCTTATTACCTGGTGACTTTCTTGAATCCCCTGGCCAAGAGAAAACATTAGAGTTTTTCTATGCAGGAGAGATATTAGAGAGACAAGCATGGATAGTCCTCTGTATTTCCCTGGGTCTTCAAACTCTTCACCAAAGGTCGCTTAACCTCCTAGTCATTAAATCTGAGAACTTTCCCTCAGACACTATAGTGCTTTCAGAGCAGAGAATGAGATCTCCACATCTCACACCCTAAGAGCCCAGGGCTGGTATTGGTAATTTCATTACTCCTCAAAGCCATTTCTGCACCATTCTTCCTCTAGCCCTCATAAAAATGCTTGCTTACGTAAATTCAACAATACTACTTTCTACTATCTACTTCTCAATTCCCTACTGCATTAGTCACTTCTCCCTCCTTCATTCATTAGGACTTTATACCCCTGTATCAGTCCTCCTATGATCACCTCAAAGCTTGCCATTCAATAGCCTCTCTATTCTCTGGCCTCATTATCAACAAGGAGGTTCTCTTCCACTGCCATCACTTGTTTAATATAAGTCCTCCATGCTAGACTAAGCTCCATGAAGATGAGAACCACAGCCTTCTAGTTCACTGCTGAATCTCCTGCACACAGCACAGTGTATACTCTTAGTTAAGTAAAGTGTTTTTTCATCcctactaaatttaaaaattaggagcTACTATAAGGCCTGTGTAGCTTATAAGAGAACCAACAGGGATAATAAAACGTCTGAGAATCATATATGAGAAACAGTCAAAGGATGTTTTACCCAGAGAAAAGTCTTTGTTGGATGATGAATAACTAACGTAAAGTGATAGCTACTTTAAAATTACAAGGTCAaccatatagaaaaaataaaggtgaCAATGCTGAGACTTGAGATGGGAAACTGGCTCTCCTACTaattagtgattttatttaatgttactgggcctccgtttcctcatctatacatTAAAAGAGTTGGACCTTTTGGGTTCCACACatctgtttcattcattcctaACAGTGCTCCAGGTATAGAAAGGAGCCCATGAAGGATATTAAAAGAAGGCAACCCTAAGACCAAAAGCTGTCAAGATATaaagtgtccttataaaaatattctcGAAAAATACTAAGAGACTGAGCAGAACTTAATACacaactggacttcatcaaaagtCAGCAAACTATAACCCCTGGAGCAGCCACTGtttctgttaataaaattttattggaatataaccAAAGCCATTAGTTCAAGGATTGTCTGTGATGGGTTTTTCCTGGTACAACAGTACGGCTGGACAGTTGTCAAATTAAGCAaatggcccacaaaacctaaaatatttactgcctggtgccttaagaaaaagtttgctggtCCTGAACTATATGACATACCAAGttcattttacattattattcatTGGACATGCAAAGACTTGCATTAAAATGCTCTTAAATAGAAGGTAGggcaaaaatggggaaaaaagaataagataataGGTCAAAAAATGGTCTCAATTCACGTCCCAGTAACTACACTAGTTCTCTCTTTAAGCTAGTGGCTAACTCATCTCCAGTTTCTGGAACCTTATTTCCCAAGAATACACaagataaaacaaacattaaggatTTAACACGCACCTGCCCTCCTTCACTTTTTGTGCATTCCCTCGACATATGTAGTTTTCAATATAACCAGAACTGCAGTTGATTTTTGACCAATCTGGGTCACAAACATCCAAGAAGTGAGGCCGCAGTCTGCCTATTGAATACTTGGCAATGTCAGTCAGGGACTGACTAGCAGCTGCAccaaataaaaatgttccaaTGGCTTTGTAAATAGTGGCTATGTAGTTATTCCTGATAAAGGAATTCGAGTGCAAGAGGTTATAATAAACAGACAGGGCTTCTCCAACAatcatctgaaaaacaaacagaaaaatagtaTGTTAAAGCAGGAACCAGGCacttaagcaaaataaaaaatagaaaataaaatgataaatcacaataaaatctttattttaaaaacatcaccttttttttttccatttgcaaatggAGAGTCAGTTAGGATAGCTAAATCTAAACCATGAAAAAAGGTGCTAGATGAATTGTCGATACTGCTTAAAAAGCAATGGCCAAAACAATTTCAAACTCTACCTGAAACAATACgatcttactttttttcttgtaCTCAAATACAGTGAGTTTTAATACGCAATGATGTATCACAGAGAACAAAAACCATGGTTTGTTAAAAGAAGACAAACTTCCCCAATTAGAATATCCCTTATATAGTACTTTTTCTGGCAGTCTTCATTTTTATCAAACATTCCTCTGAATCAAACACAtccatcatattttaaaaagtaaaatactttcAGGGAGTAAACTAATATAAAAGCAGAGATCTAACATGGAGGCCAAAGGGTACAGAGGGCAGAGATCAGCTGACACATAGCCTCCCAGTCCTGCCTCTACAGACTTGTAGGCCTGGCTTTCTTAGCAAGTCTCATTAACTGATCAAACATACATTTGATGGTCTCCTTctccaagaaaatatttcaagtgactctttcctctttatttttcactgACTTTGTTTGGCACTAAAAGTGGAGACaacaaagcccccccccccccccgcacccaccGCTTCCAGTAGAGCATGTGTCAGCATAGGCCATTGGTAGTGAGTTTAAAGGCATAAAAAGGCTTCCAAATACTTGACAAGCTCGTAGACCAAAACCCTAAGAAATCCAAAAAATACtgaaaggcaaaattataaaaaaattcataCTTTCTGATAAAATAATCCACGTTCTAGCCACTtgagaccaaaataaataaatgacaagagTCAGCTTGCTGATATTGGTGGAAGTGGGGAGACACAAGTCACAAAGTTGTGCTTAAGATACAAACTAGTTTCATGGCTTTGTCTTAAATTTTCATTAACAATTTTACAGAAAATTCAAACATTTCCATGTAGTGGATATAATTTCCAATTATCTTCAGGGTCAGCCTTATCATAGGTAAAATAAATGGTTGTCTTCTGAAAGAGATTTCTTCATCTGTCTCCATGGCTCCTAGGATTCCATAATTAGAATGTTAGAACTCTAACAACTGTGAATTGTAGACTATGAATTGTATAAAAGCAAGAACGAAGTTTTAGTCATTGAATAGAAAGCCAGTACCACCACGGTGGCCTAAAACAGAGCAGATggttaataaattttaattaaaagtgttGCCTCTTGGGTAAAAGGTAAACACCCTTAGTTTCAACATTAAGCCCCACAGAAATACATTCCTCATTATAGTGCTTAATGTGAATGACTTAATCAGATCCTTTTCTCAGGAGAGAAAAACCATATGCACTTCTAGGGATACCACACCTCTGCAATTTTGCTTAGGGTTCTCCCCAAGTGCCTCCGGTAGCCCCGTATTAAAGTATACACTGTCTCCTCTGACTGTTAAGATATTCCAGCAACTGCCTTGATAGATCAACAGCAAGAAAATACTTCTCTCATGTTTCATTATGGAATTGTTCtttgatcatttaaaatataaaccaaGTTTATTAATCAACCACAATCTGAGCAGCTGAAATATCCCCACCTCAGCTGTCTGCTGTTCATCCTGCATAAGCACTCAACTgttttccaactcttgatctttgggAGTCTTCCTAGGCATGATGATCATTTTTTAGGACCACCCAAACCCTGGTCTTGACACTGATGACAGCAAGTCAGCTCACTAGGAGAATTCAGAGTACTGGGCACAGATGACAAACTGATTCACAGAAGAAGTGTAAGCTGAAACTTAACCCTAAatggtggggaagggcagaggggcgCTAAAGCTGACAAACACTAGGCTAGTGtacatcattttttattatgCCCTCTATCTTAACTGAGGGAAATAGACGAATTCTAAACTGATTTTCCAAATTAAATGTTGGGATGTGTCTGTGCATTTCACTACACATGACAGccatgtttgtttcattttaatatgttattcTGCCCTTTGAACCATTTATGCCAATGCTTAGCCTTTTGAAGTCCACACCTAAGCTAACTGTAGTCTTACTTTAGAGCTGGGATCACTTGTTACACATTATTTATACTCCAAAGATAtgataaattattaaagaaataaagataagttTGGGGGACTAAAACCAAATACTCTGAAAGATCAAAGCTAATAATTACCTAAATACATGTAATTCAGTCATTTCAAAATAACCTATGCCCCACACTATTTTCTCACCATCGCCTTTAAAAATCCATCAACCAAAAGGATTTATACATCTTTACAGTGTCCCTGTATTATGTGTCTTCCACTCAGGGTCCACCTTCCCAAAGGTGTAGTCTAAAATCACTGGTGTACTTCTACTCCTTCCTAAATATCTCTAACTACCTTCGTTCCCGTTATTCtactgaatatttttccaaagtcaAAATGGTCTCATTGGATTGAACGGGTATGAAAAGTCAAAATGGTCTCATCAGATTGAACAGGTATGAAGTCTGAATCAcagtcctgattttttttaaagaactgatagattttctagtaaataaaattaaatgtttacacATTTAACCAAGTGCTGCCTGAAGGAAGTGGAGTTAATGaacaaagttaattttttgtttaattactACATAAAACACTGCTCTGTGCAGTGTTTGTTGACATGGTTGACATGAAAACAGGACTTTGATAGCACCTTTAAacagtatgttctttttttttttttaaagaaacctatattcaatttatttgttttattaaacatAAAGATAACTTTCTCACAGCTCATGATGAAAGAGTCAAAACTTCCAAATTAATGAAAGGTAAATAACAAGTCCTTACTAAGGTGTTGTGTCAGGCACTGCCCTCGATGGGCAGACCATACCCCCACACTTGCTGCCCGCAGTCAGCAACCTTTCCTGCTGCCAGCCTTTGGTCTGTAATGGATTTTCTGTAGTTCTGTTGGTGCAGCATCCCTTTTAGCGAGACGCGAAGTCAAgtagaaatgaaagacaaatacttctGCAGCAGCTTTAGAGTACTCCAAGGGACAATCCTGCATGAACTCGGCTACTAAGTTGACCCTTCAAACGGCACAGGTTTGAACTGAGCAggtccacttacacatggatatttttgataaatacaatacagtactgtaaatgtattctcCCTTCTTTAGGatcttcttactttttcttttttctaacatactttattgtaagaatatggtatgtaacacatgtaacatacaaaatgtgtgttaattgactaGGTTATCAGTAGGGCTTCCAGGTAACGGTAGGCTATTattagttaagtttgggggggcATCAAAAGCTATAACATGGATTTATGACTGCACTGGGGGTCAGTGCTCCTAATCCCCACCTTGTTAAAGAGTCAACTATATTTGCAACTAAGTGTCCTACTAAAAATTTTATATCCAAATAGTATCTCAGAaacatatatacttaaaaataaaaaactactcTTACTGCCTCTTTAAAGGAACAATCATATAGgcctgactttctttcttttagtagtAAGAATTCAGTTTAAGATGTATCTAGATCAAAGGGATCTGCTGATTTCTTAGAACTTCAGCATACTGCAGGAGAGCCAACCAGTATTACTGTGCAATTACTCTTATTTTATCTGAGCACCTGGGACATGCCAGAATCCACCATGCCCAGGTCCATGGCAGGCAGCAACGGTACCCAGAAGAACAGGAACTCACAGTCTCATGAAACAAACTTGTTTATAATGAAGGTGTTCTTTTATTAATTATGTACCACAAATTATGAGTTGATTAATTCTCAAGGCTAATAAGGAACTGTGATTATTcttgaataaaacattaaatttctaggggcacctgggtggctcagtcagttaagcatctgactcttgatttcagctcaggtcatgatctcatggggttcgtgagattgaatcctatgtcaggctctgcattgacagcatggagactgtttgagattctctctctccttctctctgcccctccactgctcacactccctctatctctctcaaaataaacttaaaacacacacacacacacacacacacacacacacacacacacacacacattacatttctaaattaagggtttttttttcaataaactcCAAAACAGACAAGACATATATGTTATCTTGTTAGCCTATCTCCTGAATGGgaccatattttttcctttaaaccatATAAATCTTCTTTCTAAAGTTATAAGTTATGGAGCATAAAACTATTTAATCTAAGTCACAGACTCTCTAGGTCAAGACATTATAAAATAATCTAGTCCAATCACTTGAAGTCTACTCCCTGGAGCACATTCTCTAAACATTCCCACCTGAAATTCTAAAAACAATAGTTGCTATTATGTTTTAGTACCAATAAAACTTCTTGTGTTCACTGCTGATCATATATAGAACTTTGGCTTTTCTCTCTAGTTTGTGCCATTATCTAAAAATTctttaggggggcacctgggtggctcggtcggttaggcgtccgacttcgggtcaggtcacgatctcacggtctgtgagttcgagccccgcatcaggctctgggctgatggctcagagcctggagcctgcttccgattctgtgtctccctctctctctgcccctcccccgttcatgctctgtctctctctgtctcaaaaataaataaacgttaaaaaaaaaaaaattaaaaattctttaggggcacctgggtggctcagtcggttgggcattcaacttctgctcaggtcatgatctcatggtttgtgagtttgagcgtcacgtcaggctctatgctgacagctcagagcctggaatctgcttcggattctttgtctccctctctctctgccctttccctgctcacgctctgtctctctctgcctcaaaaataagtaaatgttaaaaaaaagttttctaaaaaataaaaattctttaaagtaaCATGGGTTAGAATGAAGTCTTAAGATTAGTTACTTGTGATTTTTTAGAACTCAGTAACTAGAAAGTAGGTATATATACATTGATTCCGCAAATTATAAAATACCCTAGGGTATAAAGTATGCTAAAAACACACTGCTATAACATTCATCTATTTCGTGACTACTGCACCAATAGCAAATGAGAGCTCTACACATCACAGGGACTCCGAAAAAGATTAGCATAAAAGCTACACACTTTCAGTGAGGTTCTTCTAATTATACATTGTTATTCCTTTGGTCCCACTTACAACAGCTGAGATTTTCTTGATCAAGTAACACCTTCAATTAAAGGTTCGAAAAAACACACATTGTTTTGGACATTTATGCATTCAATAATTAACAGATTAACACAAAATTAAGCCAATTGCCCAAAAGTGATAAACTTGGAAAAGTGGATTTGACTTACAACAATAATACTGAATGGAATGATTATTCCACCTAATAACGCATAAGGTATGGTGTCTTCTTTGTAAGGGTACTTGATGGACTCATCAGTACAGAATATTCCTCGCTGGAAGGGGGTATGCCTTGAAGTAAGAATTGCAAAAGGCAATCCAGCTagcaaaaggaataaatgaaaatatcattaaaatagaaatatgaaaattaatggCAATAATTATCCCAGAGActgtttaaaaatgcatttgccatgaaaataaataagagcacACGTAAAAAGGAAATGCAGCAATTCATGCAATAGAAGTTAAAAAGATTACAGTTTAGATTAAGAAGGTAGAAAGAACAATGCTTAACCAATTTAACGAAGagcatcttcttccttttttcttacccAAATAAACTAAGCCGATTTTagggaagacaaaaaaaacaaaacaaaacaaaacaattcccTTCTCATGCTCTTGTTTGCTGTTTAATCACAGGACTTTCAACACTATTCCCAAACCAATTTGTCACACACTTTGcttccaaaaggaaaacagaattttgaTATTCCCCTTTTTGTCTCTACATTACTACCACATTTAGACAGGACATGGTCACGGCTAAGCTACAGAGTATCTAAAAAATGTGTTATCCACTCTTTTCTATACCGTCTACAGCAAGTTTAGAGCTGCTATGAAAAGGACCTGAACTTAAACCAAGTTTAAGAAATAACAGACAATGGAGTCAAGTACAAAAACTCCAAAAGACTGTTCTCTCTGGTTTCATCACTGTTTTCCCTGAAGATCATGTCTCACACctcctaaaattaaaatgtctcttCCCTAAAAGTCAACTTTAAGAATTCATTTCTCCTTTACTTCACTGAAGCACACATACTGATTAACATGAAGCATACTGATTAGGAATGCCCTGTAAGAGTGTTAAATTAGCAAAAACCTTCTACATGAGGTCTGTGTCAAGATTTATCCAAGAGCGGAAGATTCTCTCCCTCAGAGACCCATTCTCCCAGCAGTAATGCCATCACCATCAAGCTATCACACTCACTATATATTCAAATGTTCTTTCCATGAAACTACAAGTCTTGACAACCATTTACAGTTCTCATTAACTCCACTAACGCCCCAAAGGCTGAATGACAACTATAACTCTGCCCCCCTGCCTGAGTATCATTACTACAAATATCAAGTATGTTCTATCTAAAAGGGCCAAATGAAAAGAAGCACTTTctacggcgcctgggtggctcagttggttaagcatccaactcttgatttcagttcaggtcatgatctcagggtttcatgagttcgagccctgtgtcaggctctgcactatgtacagagcctgcttgggattctccctctcctcctctcactctgccactccctgacttgtgctctctctcttgcaaaataaataaataaacgttaaaaaaggcGGGGAggagggcctctgggtggctcattcagttaagcgtccaacttcagctcaggtcacgatctcctggcttgtgggttcaagccccatgttgggctctgggctgacagctcagagcctggagcctgcttctgattctgtctgtctctctctctctctctgcccctcccctgctcacattctgtctctctctcaaaagtaaacaaacacttaaaaaaattaacaaaaaaaagcacATTCGGAGTTATTTATCTTCCTGCTTTTCATTTATACCCTGAATACATAAACCGAAGTTTATATCTCTGTATTAAGCTATTTGCCAAGAGTGGCCACCCATTAGAAGTCTTTAAGACATTCACAAGGTTCCCAAAGGCATACTTATAGTAAATGCTAcaattaccaaaaaaagaaaaaagaaaagaaaaagaaagaaagaaaattaaactacaACTGACTTTGCTAACAGACCCTTATACCACCTCTCATATCTGATTTCAGACTATCCTCTGATTCACCAACCTGTCTGCATTCAGAGGAATGTGACAAAATGCCCAAGACTTTAATACAGATACCACAGGTGAGCACAAACATTTTATACTTAGCACACACTGTGGAGGTTAATAAGCAGATCGATGATTTCAGTTATTGCCTGCCCCATATAGTAACAAAACATTCATCCTTCAATAGCCATACTCTTACCCAATgagcaaatttattttatattcacaaaGAATCACCATGTCCACAATTCAAATCTACACATAATAATGGAAATTTTCACTCTCTACATTGCATATTTCTGAATTAGTTGAATttttcaatgatttctttttttgtggtaagaCAAGATATCTAGTATGGAAATTAAATCCACATATAATTAGTGTCCAAAGTGCAGTAGACTTTATGTCCTTATTCTCAGGAAAAATTCCTCTTAATAAAcccaaatatattgaaaaatgttCTTAGAAAGCATATCCAccaagttgatttttttccctctgaccaCAAAGATtatgttgaaaattatttttagatttagaaaaaaggtttgtggtattttttttttttagtatagaaggaaacaaaatcacataCAAGTATAActagtccatttttaaaaacaggaatacacaaatggaaaaatattgagTGAATCCATTCTCAAAGAATTCTGGTAGGTGCTACCAGGAATACAAAACTGAGTAAGGCACAATACATACATAACTGTCACAGAGAATAAAAAGAGGTACAAAAAGCTATGAAGCTTCAAAAGAGAAGCTTTGATAATATTCAAAAAAATGGTGGTAACCACAATCAGAATCTCAGTAGAAATTGTCTGGTAAAGATAGATTTGGGGATATAAAGGATTTCTGAAGCCACAGGGTAAGAGAAACTCTGCAGGACAGACAGGAAGTGAAAAGAAGTGGAGGGTGAGGCACCTGGCAATGGCAATATTAAAGGAATGAGCACAGGAGGAAGATCCACTGAGGCAA from Panthera uncia isolate 11264 chromosome A1 unlocalized genomic scaffold, Puncia_PCG_1.0 HiC_scaffold_17, whole genome shotgun sequence carries:
- the PLPP1 gene encoding phospholipid phosphatase 1, coding for FHLFLLLAGLPFAILTSRHTPFQRGIFCTDESIKYPYKEDTIPYALLGGIIIPFSIIVMIVGEALSVYYNLLHSNSFIRNNYIATIYKAIGTFLFGAAASQSLTDIAKYSIGRLRPHFLDVCDPDWSKINCSSGYIENYICRGNAQKVKEGRLSFYSGHSSFSMYCMLFVALYLQARMKGDWARLLRPTLQFGLVAVSIYVGLSRVSDYKHHWSDVLTGLIQGALVAILVVVYVSDFFRERNSPFKERKEEDSHTTLHETPTASNHYRNNHQP